One segment of Xiphias gladius isolate SHS-SW01 ecotype Sanya breed wild chromosome 1, ASM1685928v1, whole genome shotgun sequence DNA contains the following:
- the LOC120793796 gene encoding proline-serine-threonine phosphatase-interacting protein 1-like yields the protein MAPLLFKDAFWSTDFTSHTGYNTVIQRLRDGRQMCKDVEELLKMRALAEEKYGKELLTIARKAGGHTEISTLRASFNQLKAQIENVGNFHIQLSDKLKEEVKKIETFREHQRDQRKKFESIMEKVQKKKVSLFKKTMESKKNYELKCKEADEAEQGAEKATIASKNSEKIQHRAKQSRQTANEAEKLYYFNVVQLESVRQDWEETHKSTCEVFQQLEGDRIGMLRCVLWDHCNHFSMQCVRDDEFYEDVRRLLEQCDISTDNNCFIEMKRTGSRPPEPIVFESFYKTDVSRDSNGQAVFAGGENMRCSDSLLNGSGNISIDTPENSRSALTSAGDFEISDGGYAPVPVLQQDTSLATFTADEDSYIVLYTYAAQEGDELPVSRGDVVRVLQREEDGWWLVERNGLTGLVPGNYLGKI from the exons ATGGCACCTTTGTTGTTTAAAGATGCTTTCTGG AGTACTGATTTTACTTCTCACACCGGGTATAACACTGTGATCCAAAGGTTACGAGATGGAAGGCAAATGTGCAAAGATGTGGAGGAGCTTCTAAAGATGAG GGCACTAGCAGAGGAGAAGTATGGGAAGGAACTGCTGACTATTGCTCGCAAAGctggaggacacacagagaTTAG CACCTTGAGAGCTTCCTTCAACCAATTAAAAGCAC AAATTGAGAACGTTGGGAACTTTCACATCCAACTCTCAGATAAATTGAAAGAGGAGGTGAAAAAGATTGAGACATTCCGAGAACATCAGAGAGATCAGAGGAAGAAG TTTGAAAGCATCATGGAGAAGGTTCAGAAGAAAAAGGTTTCCCTGTTCAAGAAAACCATGGAG TCTAAGAAGAACTATGAGCTGAAATGCAAGGAGGCTGATGAGGCAGAACAGGGGGCTGAGAAGGCCACCATAGCATCCAAAAACTCTGAAAAG ATACAGCACAGGGCCAAgcaaagcagacagacagccaaTGAAGCAG AGAAGCTGTACTATTTCAACGTTGTTCAGCTAGAGAGTGTTCGCCAGGACTgggaagaaacacacaaaagcacatgtGAG GTGTTCCAGCAACTGGAGGGAGATCGTATCGGCATGCTCAGGTGTGTTCTCTGGGACCACTGCAATCATTTCTCCATGCAGTGTGTCCGAGATGATGAG ttttatgagGACGTGAGGAGGCTTCTGGAGCAGTGTGACATCTCGACAGACAACAACTGCTTCATAGAGATGAAACGCACAGGATCGAGGCCTCCAG AGCCCATAGTCTTTGAGAGCTTCTACAAGACAGATGTGTCCAGAGACAGCAATGGCCAGGCTGTTTTCGCAGGAGGAGAAAACATGAG GTGCTCTGATTCCCTTCTCAATGGCTCTGGGAACATCAGCATCGACACTCCTGAAAACTCACGATCAGCACTGACATCTGCTGGTGATT TTGAGATTTCGGATGGAGGATATGCACCCGTACCAGTCCTTCAGCAAGACACATCACTGGCCACATTTACAGCTGATGAAGACAGCTACATTGTGCTTTATACATATGCTGCACAG GAAGGGGATGAACTGCCTGTGAGCAGAGGGGATGTGGTCCGAGTGTTGCAACGAGAAGAAGATGGCTGGTGGCTAGTGGAGAGGAATGGGCTGACTGGACTGGTACCAGGAAACTATCTGGGCAAAATctga
- the LOC120793806 gene encoding tetraspanin-3-like, producing the protein MGQCGITSSKTVLVFLNLIFWAAAGILCYIGAYVFITYDDYDHFFEDVYTLIPAVIIIAVGTLLFIIGLIGCCATIRESSCGLATFAAILLLVFVTECVVVVLGYIYRAKVEDEVNHSIQKVYNEYNGTNTDAPSRAIDYVQRQLHCCGIHNYSDWRNTRWFKESKNNSVPVSCCQPSISNCTGTLTRPADLYQEGCEALVVKKLKEIMMYVIWAALTFASIQMLGMLCACVVLCRRSHDPAYELLVTTNSYA; encoded by the exons gCTGCAGCAGGAATTTTATGCTACATCGGAGCCTACGTGTTTATCACATATGACGACTATGACCACTTCTTTGAAGATGTGTACACTTTGATTCCCGCTGTCATAATAATAGCCGTGGGGACTCTTCTGTTCATCATCGGCTTGATTGGCTGCTGTGCAACAATACGGGAAAGCTCCTGTGGTCTGGCAACT tttgctGCCATTCTCCTGCTGGTGTTTGTAACAgagtgtgtggtggtggtgctgggcTACATATACAGGGCAAAG gtAGAAGATGAGGTGAATCACTCCATCCAGAAGGTTTACAACGAGTACAACGGCACCAACACTGACGCTCCCAGCCGCGCTATTGACTATGTGCAGAGgcag CTTCACTGCTGCGGCATTCACAACTACTCTGATTGGAGGAACACTCGCTGGTTTAAAGAATCCAAGAACAACAGTGTCCCAGTCAGCTGCTGTCAGCCCAGCATCAGCAACTGTACTGGCACCCTCACTCGACCAGCGGATCTCTACCAAGAG ggTTGTGAAGCTCTTGTTGTGAAGAAGTTAAAGGAGATCATGATGTACGTCATATGGGCTGCATTAACTTTTGCATCTATACAG atgCTGGGAATGCTCTGTGCCTGCGTGGTGCTGTGCAGGAGGAGTCATGACCCAGCGTATGAGCTGCTGGTCACAACAAATAGCTATGCATGA